From the Mesotoga prima MesG1.Ag.4.2 genome, the window GATGGGTTCTGGTACTTCGATAATGAGCCCGTAACAATCAAGATTGCTATTAGAGTCGATGATCCTCAAGGTCGTCTAAAGGAAGGAGATTATATCGGGGATCAGCTTGAAAAGGCGGGACTGAAGGCGGAAAGGTTGTACTGGGACAGGATTAAGTGCAGTAACGTCGTCTACGGAGGCGATCCCGCAGAGTTTACCTGGCAGATGTATACTGAGGGCTGGGGAGCCGGTGCGACGAGGGCCTTCTGGGAACATATCGTCGCGCAAATGTACGCTCCCTGGTATGGATACATGCCGGGCGGAATGACGGAAGGCTTTTGGAATTACGAACAGGATGAGATCGATGAAGTCACGCTAAAGGCTTACACCGGTAACTTCTTGACAGAGGAAGAGTACTGGGAACTTGCGCTAAGAGGCCTTGAACTCGGTTTGGAAGAAGCTGTTAGGATATACGTTGTCAATCAGCTCGACTTTTTTGTCGCGAACGCATCAAGACTCAAGCAGAGGTTCGCATATGGGCTGGGAGACGGTCTAAACACATGGTCGATAAGAACGGCCGTTACAGATGACCGAACGCTATTCATAACACAGTTCTCGGCTATGGGGTCTCTCTTCATGGATGCCTGGGACCCGATAGGAACAGACGGTTTTGACAGCGTCTATTCGAATTACATTGCCGAAAACCTTTACGATTCAGCGATGTTTGAAAGCCCCGCTTCGGCTATTCCAACACCTCTAAGGGCCGTACCGGTTGAAGTTCAAACTAAGGCCCGACGTAATGAAGAAGGAGACGTTGTCGGAGATTACGAAGTGCCCGCAAATGCTATCAACTACTGCCCGTTTAACGAAGCCTGGCTACAAGTTGGAGAAGGAAACAAGTCGATATCCATGGCTACCTATGAATTCAAGTTTGGCAAACTTCACCATGGGCAGCCGATCACGATCGTTGACTTCCTATATGCTCAGGCATTCCAGATGGAGTGGGCGAACAAAGAGGGCGACGATGATCTCCAATACGAACAGGCATATTCTTCTTCTCTTAAGAGTGGTCTCGATACAATCATAGGTTGGGTTTTGAACGAGGACGACACCATAACCGTATACTTCAATTACAACTTCCCGGCAAGCAAGGAAAGAGTTGCTAGCTGGGCAGCACCAGGTATAAGTGTTTCTTCGTCGGGTCATCCAGTTGGCTGTGCCTGGGAGATAGCAGAAGCCATGTCTCTCCTTGTAACTGAAGGCAGCGAATCCGGTACTGCTTACTCAATTACAATGGATCCCGCCTTCACAGAAGTAGATGCCATTGCTCCTGCTTGTGTGAAAGACATCCGAGCTAAACTTGTCGAGATGAAGGAAAGAAAGCATATTCCAAACTACATCAAAGAATTTGTCGACGAGGAATACGTACTTGGTAGATACGAGGCTGCAATTGAATTCATAGACAATTACGGCCACGCCTATATAAGCAATGGACCTTTCTATCTGTCGAAATTCGACTCAACTTCCAACTTCATAGAATTGAGAGCTTTCAGAGATCCTGACTATCCATACGAAGATACATACTGGATAGAAGAACTGAAAGCTATAAGGATGGAGATAAACAGCTTGGAAACACCTTCCTTTGTGGCTAAGGGCAGCGATATTCCCGTAAATGTCTACGTATCAGAAGTGACCTATCCAATAGATGAGGCAGTTCCTGCCACAACAGGAAAGGTTACTCTATCCCTGATAGTTGGACAAGAGACACGGGAGTTCGAAGCCGCAATGACTGAAGCCGGACTATTCGAGTGCGTGATACCGGCAAGTGCCGTCATGGATCTCGATCCAGGATCCTACGATATCATGGCCATTGCCGAGCTGGAGGGAGCCATTCCCGCTTCTGCTTCGACTTCGATAGTAATCTACTGATAAGGTTCAAGTTCAAGAGGCAGTGTCTACTACGACACTGCCTCTTCTTTCATTTGTCCTGTACAGCGACTAAAGATGGAGTGGAAGTCTACAAACCCACCAGACGGACTTCTCGTGCACAGTCTGTTTTTTTCAAACTGAATAAAGCCTTCTGAAATATCAGTAATTCGGTAAAAAGAGAATCGAACCAAAAACAATCGTGAAGTCTAATTGAAGGCAGCAGCGGTTTCCAGTGGATAAACTCTTTTGACAAGTATATATTTTTCGAGTAAAGAGACAAAACTCCTTCCTTTGAAAAGCAACTGGAGAGAATAAATTCACCCTGAAACGCGGTTTTATAGGCAATCTCGGGTGCTTCTGCGTGAAAATCTAAAGAATGGCTGAAACTACTCCTTAGATCCTCTTATTTTTTTCAAGAACTTCTCCACATCTTCGGAAGGGATTTCGAGGTAACCGGGTTTGGCACCGGAAAGGAGGGTGATCTGAGCCAGAAACTCCAGCGTCTCGAGCTTTGCATATGCCTCTTCAATACTACTTCCGCCGACTGTAACACCGTGGTTTCTCAAAACGAAGGTTCGCGAGCCAAGCTTCAAACCCTCGTCGAATACCTCCGCAAAATCATCCGTACCAGGCATTCTGTAGGGAAGATAGGTTATCGGAGCCAGCATGAGCGCAGTTTCAGGAAGAATATTCACAGGAAACTTCTTCTGCTGAACTGCGATAGTTGTCGCGTAAACGGGATGAGCATGGAAGACGGAAACCACGTCTTCACACTCTCTGTAAATCTTCAAATGCATCCTGTATTCCGATGATGGTTCGCGCCTCCCACTAACTTTCCTTCCATTCAGATCTACCTCGACAAGATCCTCTTCCGTGAGAAAGTGCTTCACCATTGTTGTGGGGGTAATCACAAAATGATCTCCATTTCTAACGCTCATATTTCCACCGGTACTCTCGGTAAGTCTTCTGTCCCATGCCAGCCTCGCGAAAAGGACCAGCTCTTTTCTCAAATCCATAGTGACCTCCATTTTGTTCTATATTTTGTTCCATATATAGCATGAAATAACTATAAGTCGATTCTATTATAGCCAGTCACGCTACACGTGACCATCAGGCTTTTCCTGGCCAGTCTATCCTTTGGCGGGACGCATTGCACCAAGGAGCAGCAGTAGTCGCAATGACAGCAAGCCTCTGAAAAAGCGATGCTTACGCTTGCACACCAGGAGGCAAGAAACAAAGAAATAGAGGTTTGGGAGCGAGATTCTTTGCAGAACCCCTGTACGCTTATGAAAAAACCGTTTTCCCTCAACGGTCATCCGTCCTCCGAGAAGACCAAGTCGTCCTTGGTCCTTCGTCCAAGAACATGGACCCGTCCTTCGGGAAGACTGGTTCTTCGTTCCGACGCTGCGCGTCCAGGTTGTTCGTTCTTGGTAAAGAATTCCGTCATGACTGAAAAATGAGGTCCGTTCTTGATGTGAACACACCCCGTCGACGATGAAGCCGTCGACATCCTTCTCCAGAGGGGATTAAAGAACTTTTCAAGATCCCAGAACCTTACTTGCTCTCTTTGCTTTTCCCTTCTCTCTACTCTCTGAATAATGGTTTGGCTTCTACTATGTCAACAGTTACAAAAAAGGCAGACTGAAAGGATCAAGCAGTAGACCGGCAGGTAGCTACTGAAGATACTTTCAGCGAGTATTCAGGCTTCTGTTTTCTCTCCTTTTTAGAAGTAGTATAATCAGAAGGAGGATTCCTCTTGAGGAATTTCTCTTCTGAGTAGGGAGTCAAATCCCTAAGCATGGCGAAGGCGATTTTGAGGATGGTGTTCGCCAATGCACGGAGGGCATGAGCAGAGCTCTTGCCCTCGCTCTTTTTGTTGTCGTAGAATCTTTTCATCCATTTAGAGCTATTTGTTGCAGCAAGACTGGCTATATGAAGAGTCCCTCTGAGATAGTGATTGCAGTTACTTCTCATCTTGGTGGTATTCTTGTTACCGCTTCCATAGTAAGTCGGAGTAGTTCCCGCGTACCTTTGAAGGTCTCTGTAGGAACTGAACTTGTGTGTTAGGTAGGCAACTATGAGCTGGCTGGCGATTATTACTCCCACTCCAGGTAAGGTGAGAAGCACACTGAATTCGCTTTTCTCAATGATTTCTTTCATCTGCTTGCCTATCTCTTCCTTCATCACTTTCTTCTCCATAGCGTACCTTGAGAAAGCGACTATCAATGTCCTTATGGAAGCTGGCACATATCTTTCAAGCGCGATTTTTCTGAGCTCCTTCAGCTTGCTTTTGAGATTGCTATTTATCAGGAAACCCATCTCTTTAAGCTTCAGGAGTATCTCTTTATCAGACATTGAGAGAAAGTCTTTTGCAGTAGGACAGATGGATATAAACGCCAGTTTTCTGGCGGAAGTGCCACTGAAAACTTCTTTCACCTCCGGCCAGTACCTTTCAAGGTATGCATCCAGCCTTCCTATATCCTGCATCATAGATACATTTATCACAGCGTTCTCTTCAACCAGTACATCCAGCTCAAAAGCTATCCCTTCCCTCTTCACTTGCAAACACCATTCGGGGTTATGCTCATAGGTCATCGCTATTACCTTCGAATCAATGAAATCGCTCTTGCCTTCTATCACGAAGAATGACCTGGCTTCGCTCGATCTCCTGCTTGGAAGTATGTACACCTGCCTGTTGTTCCTTAGAAGATAATCGACGATCCTGTTATTGCCATCCTCAATAACATAGACCGCCTCCTTTATCTTCAGAAGCTTCGCAAAATCTTCTTCCTTGTTCTTTAAAACTAACTTCTTACCCTGGTGCAAAAGATAACAGTAATGCTTCTTTCTTCCCCAATCAATTCCAACTATCTCCATAACTGCACCTCCGTTGCTTGTTTGGCAGTTTGTTGAGTGTTTCGTTTACCGCTGTTTTGGTCCTGAAGCATTCCTGCTCCGGATATTCTACTATCGTTCCTGAACACTCCTGGATGCAAGATGTTCTTGCCCAACCGAAGCCCAGATCCCGAAACAAGTTCGGGATGACAATTTGAGGGACTTCGCAAACCCGCTGCCCGGACAACTTCCTCAGTTGCATTGAAACCCTGAATTGATGAGCCGGTTCTGTTCGCGAGACCCCAGACTCGAGACTCGAGACCCGTTTTGTTGGACTTTTCTACTCACACTTGCAACTGGTTTTTTGCTCTTCCGACCACCAGCCTGCTACCCGCAACCCCGGTCTTTCGGAAGATCAGATCCCGAAACAAGTTCGGGATGACAGCCTCAATAGCACTGGGGTCGTGATGGTTTAACCACTTGTATTCGCGAGACCCCAGACTCGAGACCCGAGACCCGTTTTGTTGGGCTTTTTTACTCGCAACTCACAACTTAGAACTTGAGACTGGTTTTTTGCTCTTCCAACCTCTGACTACTGACCTCTAACCTCGGTTTCTTTTCAAAGATCCACTATTTTCCCCGGATTGAGTATGTTGTTTCTATCAAAGGCCTTTTTTATGCCTCGAATTAGGTCAAGTTGCGCTTCGTCTACTATCGATGCGAGATATTTCTTTCTCTTGATACCTATACCGTGTTCTCCGCTGATGCAGCCCCCTAACTCTGTGGTTTCGTCAAAGAGCTCTTTCTCGGCCAGCGGGAGATTTCTGTCCCAATCTTCCTGTGGAAGGTCTCCCTTTATAAAAGTGACATGGACATTTCCGTCTCCGGCGTGGCCAAAGGCAATCATTTCGAGTCCGCGCTTCTTTGCGATCTCTTCAGACCTCTTTATTAGCTTAGGTATATTCGCCATCGGAACGGAGACGTCTTCCATGCTGTGCACCGGGCTTATTGCGGCCAGTGCCTCCGCAATCGACTTTCTGGCCTTCCATAGTTTGTCTCTCGTATTCCGGTTGTCTGCCACAAAGGCTTCAAGCCCGCCCGCTTCGATGGCGGCTTCTCCGAGTTTGACGTAATCGTCGAATATCGAATCCTTGCTGTTGCCTTCGACTTCTATTATCAGATGAGCTCCGGCGTCAGCGTACGGAAACTCGATGTTCAGGAAGCTGCAGGCCGCCCTTATCGACGAGCCATCCATAAACTCCAGAGAAGTAGGGACAACACCTGAACCGCTCATCAATCCAGGTACTGCTGCAATTGCCGTGTCGATATCCGGGTATGGTACGAGCAAGGCCACCGAATACTTCGGCTTTGGCAGCAGCCTCAACGTTATTTTCGTGACAATTCCAAGCGTGCCTTCAGATCCGACCATTAGATGGACGAAGTCCAGGCCGCTGACATCCTTCAGTCTTTTTCCTCCGAAATATGTGATCTCGCCTGAGGGCAGGACTACCTCAAGGCCGTAAACATGGTAACCTGTCGGTCCATATTTCATGACTTTGTTCCCTCCGGCGTTTTCCGCAACGTTGCCCCCGATCGAGGAGCTCTCGCTGCTGCAGGGGTCACCTCCGTAAACGAGGTTATGCCTGTCTGCCAGTTTCTGAATTTCGCCGGTTATCACTCCCGGTTCGACGGTAATCATCATATTTGCTTCGTCGAACTCGAGAATTCTGTTCATCTTCTCGAAGCTCATGACGATTCCACGGTATGAAGGCACCGCGCCTCCCGAAAGGCCCGTTCCCGCACCTCTTGGGGTAACTGGAATCAGATGCCTGTTTGCGAATTTCATGATCTCCGACACTTCCTGAGTACTTACAGGGAAAGTGACGACCTCCGGTCTAACGGCTTTCAATTCCGCCGTCTCGTCTCTAGAATATCTATCCAGTGACTCCTCATCGTATTTGACGGGGATGTTAAGTAGTGATTGTAACTCTTCGATCAGGTCCGCGTTGAGCCGTCCGTAATTCATCTCTTCACCTCCGACTCAAGAGACTTTGCAAGTTCGTTCAGAATCTCGACAGCGTCTCCAACAAGCCCAATATCTGCGAAGTTGAAAATCGCAGCGTTCCTGTCTCTGTTTATCGCAACGATGAACTCTGCGGTTTGCATCCCCGCAATATGCTGAACGGCGCCGGAAATACCCGCAGCGATGTAGATCTTCGGTTTAACTGTATGGCCGCTCAATCCGACCTGAGCTTCGTGTCCTATCCACTTCGAATCAACGATCTTCCTTGAAGCGCCAACGGTTCCGTTGATCATTTTTGAAAGCCTGAAGATCGGTTCCATGTTTTCAACCTTTCGAAGTCCCATGCCTCCGGCGATTATCACTTCGGCGTCCTGAACTCCCTTCTGCCCCGCTCCTATTGGATGAAACTCGATTAGTTTTGCTTCAGTTTGGGTCAAATCTGGAGTCACTTCAAAGTTAACCAGTTCACTTTTGCTTTCATACGCTTCCTTCAGAGCCGAGAATGTCTTGGGCCTCACGGTGGCCATCTGAGGCCTGTGATTCGGGGTCTTTATCGTCGCCATTATGTTGCCGCCTATGGCAGGTCTTGTCTGAAGAAGATTTCCAGTTTCCTCTTCTATATCTAGGCCGGTGCAATCGGCCGTCAGGCCAGTCTTCAAGAGAGC encodes:
- a CDS encoding ABC transporter substrate-binding protein; amino-acid sequence: MKKLTYVLLVMLLLLGGLALSSQKGPYPDLVYFNVRMSEEIALKDTAEGLTDIFMWGLSGPQIFGLDQATRDKLDLYAVPSGSWSLLMNPIPNKAPYVVEVGGKEYFNAFAIRDIRFAMNDLINRQYLVDEILGGAGTPAFTMATTGQPGTYRYNLLATKFGLTAEGNEARALQVIESSMQAAAALPENAGRLVKQGDGFWYFDNEPVTIKIAIRVDDPQGRLKEGDYIGDQLEKAGLKAERLYWDRIKCSNVVYGGDPAEFTWQMYTEGWGAGATRAFWEHIVAQMYAPWYGYMPGGMTEGFWNYEQDEIDEVTLKAYTGNFLTEEEYWELALRGLELGLEEAVRIYVVNQLDFFVANASRLKQRFAYGLGDGLNTWSIRTAVTDDRTLFITQFSAMGSLFMDAWDPIGTDGFDSVYSNYIAENLYDSAMFESPASAIPTPLRAVPVEVQTKARRNEEGDVVGDYEVPANAINYCPFNEAWLQVGEGNKSISMATYEFKFGKLHHGQPITIVDFLYAQAFQMEWANKEGDDDLQYEQAYSSSLKSGLDTIIGWVLNEDDTITVYFNYNFPASKERVASWAAPGISVSSSGHPVGCAWEIAEAMSLLVTEGSESGTAYSITMDPAFTEVDAIAPACVKDIRAKLVEMKERKHIPNYIKEFVDEEYVLGRYEAAIEFIDNYGHAYISNGPFYLSKFDSTSNFIELRAFRDPDYPYEDTYWIEELKAIRMEINSLETPSFVAKGSDIPVNVYVSEVTYPIDEAVPATTGKVTLSLIVGQETREFEAAMTEAGLFECVIPASAVMDLDPGSYDIMAIAELEGAIPASASTSIVIY
- a CDS encoding class II aldolase/adducin family protein: MDLRKELVLFARLAWDRRLTESTGGNMSVRNGDHFVITPTTMVKHFLTEEDLVEVDLNGRKVSGRREPSSEYRMHLKIYRECEDVVSVFHAHPVYATTIAVQQKKFPVNILPETALMLAPITYLPYRMPGTDDFAEVFDEGLKLGSRTFVLRNHGVTVGGSSIEEAYAKLETLEFLAQITLLSGAKPGYLEIPSEDVEKFLKKIRGSKE
- a CDS encoding transposase, giving the protein MEIVGIDWGRKKHYCYLLHQGKKLVLKNKEEDFAKLLKIKEAVYVIEDGNNRIVDYLLRNNRQVYILPSRRSSEARSFFVIEGKSDFIDSKVIAMTYEHNPEWCLQVKREGIAFELDVLVEENAVINVSMMQDIGRLDAYLERYWPEVKEVFSGTSARKLAFISICPTAKDFLSMSDKEILLKLKEMGFLINSNLKSKLKELRKIALERYVPASIRTLIVAFSRYAMEKKVMKEEIGKQMKEIIEKSEFSVLLTLPGVGVIIASQLIVAYLTHKFSSYRDLQRYAGTTPTYYGSGNKNTTKMRSNCNHYLRGTLHIASLAATNSSKWMKRFYDNKKSEGKSSAHALRALANTILKIAFAMLRDLTPYSEEKFLKRNPPSDYTTSKKERKQKPEYSLKVSSVATCRSTA
- a CDS encoding FAD-binding oxidoreductase; protein product: MNYGRLNADLIEELQSLLNIPVKYDEESLDRYSRDETAELKAVRPEVVTFPVSTQEVSEIMKFANRHLIPVTPRGAGTGLSGGAVPSYRGIVMSFEKMNRILEFDEANMMITVEPGVITGEIQKLADRHNLVYGGDPCSSESSSIGGNVAENAGGNKVMKYGPTGYHVYGLEVVLPSGEITYFGGKRLKDVSGLDFVHLMVGSEGTLGIVTKITLRLLPKPKYSVALLVPYPDIDTAIAAVPGLMSGSGVVPTSLEFMDGSSIRAACSFLNIEFPYADAGAHLIIEVEGNSKDSIFDDYVKLGEAAIEAGGLEAFVADNRNTRDKLWKARKSIAEALAAISPVHSMEDVSVPMANIPKLIKRSEEIAKKRGLEMIAFGHAGDGNVHVTFIKGDLPQEDWDRNLPLAEKELFDETTELGGCISGEHGIGIKRKKYLASIVDEAQLDLIRGIKKAFDRNNILNPGKIVDL
- a CDS encoding electron transfer flavoprotein subunit alpha/FixB family protein, giving the protein MSDLLVIAERRGNEIHSSTFELLGKARELSIKRPLTVSVVVLSDKPVEEDSANSLFSGGADRIILAVDRSFSRFNFEPYTKTLASIVREFAPEIVLAPATTSGRTYMPGLAALLKTGLTADCTGLDIEEETGNLLQTRPAIGGNIMATIKTPNHRPQMATVRPKTFSALKEAYESKSELVNFEVTPDLTQTEAKLIEFHPIGAGQKGVQDAEVIIAGGMGLRKVENMEPIFRLSKMINGTVGASRKIVDSKWIGHEAQVGLSGHTVKPKIYIAAGISGAVQHIAGMQTAEFIVAINRDRNAAIFNFADIGLVGDAVEILNELAKSLESEVKR